The following are encoded in a window of Methanomassiliicoccales archaeon genomic DNA:
- a CDS encoding dihydroorotate dehydrogenase electron transfer subunit, translating to MHETVEILQSEEVGKGVRTLRFEYHHKVSPGQFFMVWLPGVDEIPMSASYCEGRKGITVKDVGPATRSLCNLRSGDRIGIRGPYGHGYTLHDGRILAVGGGTGMASLLPAVEAIGDPSRVDVAIGARNVSELLFIDRAKAASKNVRTSTDDGTNGLKGTAVDLVADMLSKERYDLVLACGPEKMLFYLLPLLRKHNVRCELSLERYMKCGAGLCGSCALDEKRVCVDGPVFTGEQAQTMIDFGKFRRNEAGQQIKL from the coding sequence ATGCATGAGACCGTGGAGATACTGCAATCCGAAGAGGTGGGCAAGGGCGTGCGGACGCTCCGTTTCGAATACCATCATAAGGTGTCACCGGGCCAGTTCTTCATGGTCTGGCTTCCGGGGGTGGACGAGATCCCGATGTCCGCCTCGTACTGCGAAGGCAGGAAAGGGATCACGGTCAAGGATGTGGGTCCGGCGACCAGGTCACTGTGCAACCTCCGTTCTGGGGACAGGATAGGGATACGCGGCCCTTATGGCCATGGCTACACCCTGCACGACGGCAGGATACTGGCGGTCGGTGGCGGCACCGGCATGGCATCGCTGCTGCCGGCGGTGGAGGCCATAGGCGACCCATCGCGAGTGGACGTCGCCATCGGGGCCCGGAACGTGTCCGAGCTGCTGTTCATCGACAGGGCCAAGGCAGCGTCCAAGAACGTACGCACGTCGACCGATGATGGAACCAACGGTCTCAAGGGTACGGCCGTCGACCTGGTGGCGGACATGCTGTCCAAAGAACGTTACGATCTCGTCCTGGCGTGCGGTCCGGAGAAGATGTTGTTCTACCTGCTCCCGCTGCTGCGGAAGCACAATGTCCGGTGCGAACTATCGCTCGAGCGTTACATGAAATGCGGTGCCGGCCTATGCGGATCGTGCGCACTGGATGAGAAGAGGGTGTGTGTCGACGGGCCGGTGTTCACCGGCGAGCAGGCGCAAACGATGATCGATTTCGGCAAGTTCCGCAGGAACGAGGCAGGTCAGCAGATAAAGCTATGA
- a CDS encoding dihydroorotate dehydrogenase produces MSSLQVDVAGVRLKNPTMLASGMVGETGGSLLSVAAAGAGALVTKSIGMEPRNGYGNPTLVELEDGYVNAMGLPGPGIDDFRTEMEVAKNGNVPIIGSIFASSAKDFALLSSKMEEYGASAVELNLSCPHAHGYGMEMGIDPEVVSAIVKECKDSVSIPVFAKLTPNTHRLVEVGRAVEKAGGDAVVAINTLKAMAISVEFRRPVLSNRFGGLSGPAVKPVGLRCVFDLYAALEIPVIGVGGIETWRDALEYIMAGASAVQIGSAIGRRGIGVFSEITTGLERYVEQDRCGNIQGLVGVAHEHA; encoded by the coding sequence ATGTCCTCGTTGCAGGTCGATGTGGCCGGTGTTCGTCTAAAGAACCCGACCATGCTCGCGTCCGGGATGGTGGGGGAGACTGGCGGTTCGCTGCTCAGTGTCGCCGCTGCCGGGGCTGGCGCGCTGGTCACCAAGTCCATCGGAATGGAACCCCGTAACGGTTATGGAAACCCGACGCTGGTGGAGCTGGAGGACGGCTACGTCAACGCAATGGGGCTGCCCGGTCCGGGCATTGATGATTTCCGTACCGAGATGGAAGTGGCGAAGAACGGCAATGTACCGATCATCGGCTCGATCTTCGCTTCCAGCGCCAAGGATTTTGCGTTACTCAGTTCCAAGATGGAGGAGTATGGGGCATCCGCCGTTGAGCTGAACCTGTCCTGCCCTCACGCTCACGGATATGGCATGGAGATGGGTATCGACCCCGAGGTCGTGTCCGCCATCGTAAAAGAGTGCAAGGATTCGGTCTCGATACCGGTATTCGCCAAGCTTACCCCGAACACTCACCGGCTGGTGGAGGTGGGCAGGGCGGTGGAGAAAGCCGGTGGGGACGCAGTGGTCGCGATCAACACGCTCAAGGCGATGGCGATCTCGGTCGAGTTCAGAAGGCCGGTCTTAAGCAACCGGTTCGGCGGGCTTTCCGGACCGGCGGTGAAACCGGTCGGGCTGCGTTGCGTGTTCGATCTCTATGCGGCACTCGAGATACCGGTCATCGGTGTTGGCGGGATAGAGACCTGGAGGGATGCGCTCGAGTACATAATGGCCGGTGCGAGCGCTGTACAGATCGGCAGCGCGATAGGAAGGCGCGGCATCGGCGTGTTCTCCGAGATAACGACGGGTCTGGAAAGGTATGTGGAACAGGACCGCTGCGGCAATATCCAGGGACTTGTGGGGGTGGCTCACGAACATGCATGA
- a CDS encoding 2-isopropylmalate synthase (catalyzes condensation of pyruvate and acetyl-CoA to form (R)-citramalate; functions in isoleucine synthesis; belongs to the alpha-IPM synthetase/homocitrate synthase family; it is difficult distinguishing these proteins from enzymes in that family) has protein sequence MDMIALGPHNPKLDVKDVVVYDSTLRDGEQTPGIAFSEEQKVTIARKLDEMHVPEIEAGFPAVSENEQKIVKAITSLGLDARILTLSRITKPDIDACVDAGSDLALLFIGTSDIHLKYKFNKPREFVLEKIAEGLDYCHERGIAAALSAEDSTRTEMDFLLEVYRKAEECHACRIGVTDTLGCASPEAIYNIVTTAKSQLRTPISVHLHNDFGLALANAIAGVKAGAKAVTTTVNGIGERAGNVPLEQFISSLKYVYRCDLGIDTTKLKGLSDLVAEYSGLGLPKNQPLVGQNVFSHESGIHVAAVLNCPMTYEPIPPEEIGNKRHLIMGKKTGLNYVRKRVEELELTATEEQLAKLLCEVKKLGEKKGRVSDEEFRHLVSMVLSG, from the coding sequence ATGGACATGATCGCCCTCGGGCCGCACAACCCCAAACTGGACGTCAAGGACGTGGTCGTATACGACTCAACCTTGAGGGACGGGGAGCAGACACCGGGGATAGCTTTCAGCGAGGAGCAGAAGGTTACCATCGCCCGCAAACTGGACGAGATGCATGTCCCCGAGATAGAGGCGGGTTTCCCGGCCGTATCGGAGAATGAGCAAAAGATCGTCAAAGCGATCACCTCCCTCGGACTGGATGCTCGTATCTTGACCCTGTCCCGCATCACAAAGCCGGACATTGACGCCTGTGTCGATGCCGGTTCGGACCTGGCACTGCTTTTCATTGGCACCTCCGACATTCATCTGAAGTACAAGTTCAACAAACCCAGGGAGTTCGTCCTGGAGAAGATCGCGGAAGGACTGGACTACTGTCATGAAAGGGGTATCGCAGCAGCACTTTCCGCGGAAGACTCGACCCGGACGGAAATGGATTTCCTGCTCGAGGTCTATAGAAAGGCAGAGGAGTGCCATGCTTGCCGCATCGGAGTAACGGATACACTGGGGTGCGCTTCGCCGGAAGCGATCTACAATATAGTCACAACCGCCAAGTCCCAGCTCAGGACACCGATCTCGGTGCATCTGCACAACGATTTCGGGCTGGCACTGGCCAATGCCATCGCCGGGGTCAAGGCGGGGGCCAAGGCCGTCACCACCACGGTCAACGGCATCGGAGAGCGTGCCGGGAACGTCCCGTTGGAGCAGTTCATCTCATCGCTGAAGTACGTCTACCGTTGCGATCTGGGCATCGATACCACCAAACTGAAAGGGCTATCCGACCTGGTAGCTGAATACTCCGGGCTGGGGCTGCCTAAGAACCAGCCCCTGGTAGGCCAGAACGTGTTCTCCCATGAGTCCGGCATTCACGTGGCCGCGGTCCTAAACTGTCCCATGACCTATGAGCCGATCCCCCCGGAGGAGATCGGCAACAAGCGTCATCTGATCATGGGCAAGAAGACCGGTCTCAACTATGTCCGGAAGCGGGTAGAGGAGCTCGAACTGACCGCTACCGAGGAACAGCTGGCCAAGCTATTGTGCGAAGTAAAGAAGCTCGGGGAAAAGAAGGGACGGGTCTCCGATGAGGAGTTCAGGCATTTGGTGTCGATGGTCCTTAGCGGTTGA